The DNA region TCACAGAGCACTGCCGCCAATCCAGCGCGCTTCGTCATGCCTCCATTGCGCCAGGACCTTACGCCAAGACGCGATTGCCTTCAGGCGTTTTTGGGAAGCTCGAACACCATGCAGGTCGTGGTGGCGTGCGCGATCAGCTTGCCGTTCTGATCGGTGATGCGGCCTTCGGCGGTCGCGGCGCGCCGGCCGGCATTGAGCACCCGGCCCTCGGTGCGGATCTTGCCGGTGTCCTGGCTCATGCCGCGGACGAAGGAGATCTTGAACTCCAGCGTGGTGTAGCCCGAACCCTTCGGCAATGTTGTCTGCACCGCGAGCGCCATTGCGGAATCGAGCAGAATCGCCACATAGCCGCCATGCACCGAGCCGATCGGGTTGTAGTGGCGCAGCCCGGGGATGCTGTGGATCACCACAT from Bradyrhizobium sp. B124 includes:
- a CDS encoding PaaI family thioesterase, yielding MTDSATPKPAYGVTSIELMASMPGLDFVRGIFARTLPEPPIMENVEPFDCTAEPGHVVIHSIPGLRHYNPIGSVHGGYVAILLDSAMALAVQTTLPKGSGYTTLEFKISFVRGMSQDTGKIRTEGRVLNAGRRAATAEGRITDQNGKLIAHATTTCMVFELPKNA